The following is a genomic window from Melitaea cinxia chromosome 7, ilMelCinx1.1, whole genome shotgun sequence.
ATGGGGGACACCATGTAACTGACACACAATTTTTCCGTTGATACTGTCGGGGACACCACATAACCGTGAGCTAGactcaacttaaaaaatattacttgaagAATGatgcaataaaaacttatcatagaaattttgtaaataaggacTTTTAAACTGTGCCCATGGACTAAACAAGTCAGGCCCAACTGGTGTCCCTtatggcgttcaacgtgttaattaatcaattttttttttacaataaaaagattttatattattaacgtaCCACAACAATGTTGatattaatatgttttcaaTAActgcacattgataaatatttttttttaaaataagtatgtcatcatcatccaattttaattttatgaataaatgttTCAGACGGTTTGATGGAGGATTGGattcaatttaatttctttcaaaccatcttatataatgtaaattcctttaaaatgatttaagtTTGTTAACAAATATGTTTTCactttaaattgttataataggTAAAATAGTGGAAAAGTGAACTTGACTAGTTTTAAAAGTTACCTTCTGGATTCATGTAACATGCTATACTCTACTACTAATATTTTTGATGTTGTTTATTCACTTTACAATCATCTTCAACATTTTAATTGTATGAATTACTCTATTTAGTAGTGAAACCATATACAAcaattaattagtttaaatttttttttatactacagaCGTGAGGTGAGGTTATGAAAGCCTGTCTaacatataatttgaaatttatataaaaaatcgcAACATACTGTTGAGGTCTCGGGGGTGGTATAAGCGTCGCACGAGGAGGCTCTGCTGCAAAGTCGTCAGGATATAGAATACCATCCACTGGGGGAGCAGATGGGGATACTGCCCATTCTTCCTAGAACAAAAGTCCCTTACTGtacaaataatcatttttatatacaggAACATTTATGATACAACTACTTGACCAACTGTAAATCTTTATagcattaatttaataaatgctAAATTCAAAAATCTGTTAAATCAACACTATTGAATGCCAGGTGAAGGAAATCAAAGTGGATTATTTTTGAGAGCTTCTTTAAAATGAGAGCCTACAATTAAGAAAATTGTACATACTGCATTTAGTAAGTGAGGTGTGGTATTGTGTCCATCTTGTCTGTTCTCATCAGCTTGAAGGCGCTGAGCCAGTTTTGCATCATCCTGTTCTTGTTTCCTTCTCGCCTCTTCTGCTATTCGTCTTTTCTCCTAAAATATAAGCAAATATATCTAAGATAAAgaaaggtatatatatatatatatatatatatatacaaattttcttttttatacaacaaggtcGCCAAACATACAACCCATAtgatgataagcggttaccgtagcctatagagttatagacacttgcaacaccatCAGCATGTGGCCAACCTTACCCCCCACTCTCCTCAAGAACTCTAGcccccttactcaccacaggaacaaaaaTTGCTTGAAAGCATTGTTATTCAGTTGTGATCttcaaaaatgataaaatatcaaTTGTAAATACCTCATTCTCTAAATAATGCACATATTCTTTTTTGAATTGTTCCAATAGTTTCTGTTTAAGCTTCTCAGCTTTCGGCATCACCTCCTTCAACATTGACTGGTTCACTGCCTTAACTTCGGAAGGCACTGTGTTATACTCGGgatgttttcttattttctcCAGAAATAAAGTCATAAATTTCATATACAGTATGTAAGCATTTTCAAGGCTCCCTTCGGCTAAATATACATTGGCCATTCTCACCATTTCTAAACCCGATCGATAATACCTGGAATTTATTTTTGCAATAGTTAGTGTATGTTTCATATGACTTTAAAACATAAGTTCTTCATTTCGACAGGATGTTCATTATAGcgaaaaatgttgaaatatatGGCATTGAAACCGTTTTTAAagtatagataattaattaaataaaaacacctTTAACAGGAAGACTAATGAGTCACATTTATTAAGTACACGACATGAAATTAAGAACTCACCTTCTCGGTGGAACATTTGGATCGACTTCGACCATAGCCCCAAAATTAGCCAGTTGTTTTACTCTAGTAGCCGGTTCCATCGATACAAGATCTACTGATTTAGTGTGTTTCTCCGTTGATTGCATTTTAAACGCAAGTAACTCAGCtactaaattttaacttcatatgAAAATGCGGTACTTTAGTTTAGAgataaattaactttattataaaaaaacactacATTGGTAGGTGACACtgttatctaataataattaatttatttattaattatacacaAACAACAGAAGTCTGACATTTGGATTTGATAATACATTTGACATTTGACAATGGCCGTGTTCCATTAAGTGTCCACAACGCCCGCAAAGCCCTTTCTGCGTCCATTCCACCTGACCTAAGGCCCGTGGTCGTCGAGTCACTCGAAAGCGATCGCTCGACGTCATAGTTGACGTCACTATTCGCGAGCATATTGGACACAAAATATAGGTGGGGGCAAAGTTGGCCTTCATCATAATGCGGCGGgagttttaaaaaaacaactgtcaatgtcaaattatGAATGTTATCTCTCCCTCGATTCTGCAACAATGCAATGATTGATTCCTGGGAATgcatgttgaattaagttttactccaatcccccacagctgcatgttttcaccatgccAACATATTGCGAGCACGCAGCAGACACCTGAAAGCGCCCAAACatgcgttccacttataaaTCGCCTACAAGTACAACGCCCGTATCCTTTTTTACcttagtggaacggcaatttaaGCGGTCGTGATCAATGGCGTTGTGGGCGTTAGGTGGAACGCGCCCTTTGTGGACAtcgatatttataaaagttttttaaagttGAAGCTACTGTAATACCCCAAGCAGCCTTAAAACTCGGAAAATCTCTCTCGctctaaccttaaaggtggtaggttaatttttttccgATATGCCaaaaaggttgtctggaagagatcgctcctctagtgataagaccgcctttgtacactgttttttatttgtaatatgttattgtgttgattgttgttgtatacaataaagagttattattattattatctagtCTTCGatcaaattatttgaaaaattatcaatttttgaaaaaatggtCGGCAATCAAAGGTGAAAGTTGAGATTTCAGTCGAAAAATGACTTCATTTTCCTTGATATAAAAAAGTATGCATCGAAAAAAATCCTTCGATCAATGACTGCCTTCTGATATAAAAAgtatgcaaaatttcaagtgAATCGGCTTACTCGTTTTTACACGcattttattagcttcaccgttatgtttgta
Proteins encoded in this region:
- the LOC123654961 gene encoding STAM-binding protein-like A gives rise to the protein MQSTEKHTKSVDLVSMEPATRVKQLANFGAMVEVDPNVPPRRYYRSGLEMVRMANVYLAEGSLENAYILYMKFMTLFLEKIRKHPEYNTVPSEVKAVNQSMLKEVMPKAEKLKQKLLEQFKKEYVHYLENEEKRRIAEEARRKQEQDDAKLAQRLQADENRQDGHNTTPHLLNAEEWAVSPSAPPVDGILYPDDFAAEPPRATLIPPPRPQHTSEPVVGGLLGERRLRAVVVPAALLTRFLALAADNTARNIELCGILAGILERDQLKITHVVVPKQTGTADSCSTNNEEEIFHYQDQHNLITLGWIHTHPTQTAFLSSVDLHTQCSYQLMMPEAIAIVCAPKYNETGYFALTPEYGMQYIANCRQSGFHPHPNDPPLFYTVSHIRIDNTAPVEMVDLRR